From the genome of Solanum pennellii chromosome 6, SPENNV200:
GACTTTGAGAGATTGACGCTTGACACCTACAATAGGGGAAACCTTTACGGCCTTGAGAAGTACTGGTAATATACCTTACCTTGTTTGAAAGTTCTCGTTTCCGTGtcatttcctcttttttttttttttttgaaaactatgaAACTCCGATTGACATTGAAGGATCAAAACACTGGGAATTAAGGTATCATGTAGATAGGATGCTCTTTTATAGTAATTGTCTATGTTTTCTGAATCATTTTAAACCTCTGATTACTTGCCTTTCCAATTTTAAATTCACTTCATTCAGTGATCCATGTTCTGTGTTTTTTTAATCTCTTAAATTTAGTGAGGCAATGCTCCCTTAAAAAATGGTTTCTGAATACAGCGTTATTTATAGCCAACTGTAACACGAATGGAAGAGTTTACTTTGAATCGTTTCTTTCAGGCTTGATTTtgtttgcttttcttttttccctTCCAAGTTCCTGTAGTTTCTTCTTTTGCATTttgatcttctttttcttctctcgtTCTCCTCCCCTGGGACCCCCACAGCTTCGGTATTCTTTCAAAGTCCATGTGCCTAAGGATGTCAGCAGAAGCATCATGGTAACATGCCATGATCAATTTTTGCTGCCTTCTTTAGAGGACCTCCTGGTTGTGAAGCTCTTGTTGATCTATCACACAGGAAATTACACCAATGACCTTGGAAATTGATGATCTCGAACTTTTGACCCCTTCTTTTGCGCCATGGGCAAAACTTCAAGGGATCTCCCTCTCTCACAGCAGTAAGGGACTTTGAAAGAATCCCTTACTGAAACCAACATATACCTTAATAGTGGACTGTAGTTATGAGTGACTATTGCTTGCTTGCTTAAGCGTCCGCGCAACTTAGGTTACTGCTGCAAATGAAGTGTGTTACTGAAACCAACATATACCTGTAACCTAAGTTGCAAATGAAGAAGCTAGTGATCATAACCTTCAATAATGAACTTGAGACCAATTGAACCATGAGCACTTCTGACTcaagtaaaacaaaacatataCCTTATAGTGGACTTTAGTTCTGAGTGACTATTGAATAAAAAGTGGGGAGGGTTCCCCATGTACACGAATGGGGCATATAGTGCATCCGACCACCTTTTCCCTTTGTTAAAACGAAAAACTCGGGTATTTCGGGGAAGGTGTTGCGGACGGGCTGATTTAGAGATAATATGTACACATTAACTTTGCTTTTGTTGATACCTAGATTTTGTATTGGAAGTATTTTTGTGCTCTTACTAACATGATCTTACTGCAATCATTCTGGAAGGGCCTTTCACCATTTTCGTCAGCAACGAGGTCAGAGAGCACCTTTGAAGAAGCTTCCAGAACTGGATAGACTACTCAGAGAAGAGTTCCGAAATTTAGATGACTTTAAACATGCCAGAGGAGGTGCCAGTGCAAGCACGAAGGAGGACGGTCACTAACCAACGTGTGATTCTCAGCTTCATTGAACCGTCTGTCAGCGAATTTTGATGCCTTACAGTCCATACAATGAGCTCAAGTTGCCGAATTAGCATTCTGAGATGATCAAGGcaaaaattttgtatatagAGCTTCTGTGAGGTTGGTTAATTTTTACCTCCGAGGTTGAGCTAAAATTTTACCATGAGGGGATGGATGGAACCTTGTGCCTTTTTGTACTTTCATCTTAGGATTATAAGGTGTACATATAGGAGGAagttgaaaacaaaataaaaatgaaaaaaaaataaaaatgtaaaactaccaaaaaaaaaaaaaactagttttAGAATTTGGAGATAATTGAGACCTTTTTAAACTCCATTTTGTTGTCCTTTCTTTGTGTGTACTTCCATTTGCTTGCTTACTTGCTTAACGTCCTTATGATTGTCATGGGTAGTCAAGGTATAGTTAGTTTGTTACTTGAGAGAGTCTTAAGTAACAAATTTTATAGGAACTGAAGAGGGAAGAGAAGTAGACATCGAATGATTAATTTCGATTTCTTTGTAATCGTAGaatatgaaagatgaatatCTTACATATGGAATTTAGATGGGTAAGTGGGTATACATCAAAAATTTTGATGATCGGTTAATGCTTTTTGTACATGTTTCTAAAACCTTTAACGACATTGATTCTAATGATACTTATCTAATGTCGGTAAAGATTTTAACATTCTTTATTAATGTCTATTTTTTCCTACGAAGAACTTGAGTTTCTCTCTCAAACAGTCCTATAAGATATCCCAAGTATTTCCTTTTTACCTTCGTATCTTTTcctatggaaaaaaaaatgaaagtttcGTTTCCGTTTTCTTATAAATTATAATCGTACTAGAAAGGTTTGAGAAGGATAGAATGTCGGATAACAGTTGTGCTATTAGTTTTGACTCTTCTTTCTTTAAACATTGAGAACAACATACGTGACATATAATTTGTTGATTGaacataacaattttttaaaaaaagaaattaaatcatGTAGGATCccctaattaattttaatttgtaactAATTATTGATGTTTAAGTAGCTCACGACCAATTACAATTCTTCTTATTTCACTAGTTCCTGCTGCAATCTCATACATTTTGGCATCTCGCAGTAAACGTCCTGTTGGATACTCATTTATATATCCGTTTCCACCTAGACATTGAATTGCCTGTAATTTCATTTAAACGTAACGTatcaaacacaaatttaaattatatatatcgaCAATTTCACGTTTAAAAAAGCTCTTTTTTTCACCTGGAGAGCTACTTGAGTGGCTCTTTCAGCTGCCAGTAGTATAGTCCCAGAACAAtcctgaaaaataaaaagaaataagttaTAATAAAAACTTCTAAATgacacaaaatatatatatatttttttaaaaaaaaaaaaacctttggATCAATCTTCCCATTGTCACAATCCTTTGCAACAGCATACACATATGATctgaaaaatacaataaaaaataattgacataaaaatatgaatttactattaaaaaaaaaacaatttaattcgaATGAAATTCTAACCTTGAAGATTGTAAAGCAGTATACATGTCAGCTAGTTTTCCCTGGATTGGaaaaaaagttttcaaattACAAAGCGACTCAATAAAATTAGTGGCTTAAAAGATATTACAGTTATACATATACCTGTATAAGTTGAAATTCGCCGATTGGTCTTCCAAATTGCTCCCTTTGTCGAACGTAAGGAATAACAATATCCATACATGCTTGCATTATTCCAATAGGTCCTGCTGCTAAAATAAGTCGTTCCAAATCTAGCCCCGACATTAAAACATACACTCCTATACAtacgaaaaattgagaaattaatATACGTGATGTGATAAATGATATATTCATACAATATCGTATTtgtagagatttttttttttttttaccttttcctTCGTGGCCTAAAACATTTTCTTTAGGAACAAAGCAATTCTCAAATACAAGTTCACATCTGCAATTTTTGAGTCCATATGAGATTTACTAcaatttcatcaatatttaataTCGGGCGAATTGCTACGCTAAAAAAATAGTACTCAGGAACTAGCAATTCGCTcgatattattaatttaaacttacGTATCGCTTCCTCGCATCCCAAGTTTGTCCAATTTTTGTGCGGTTGAGAATCTGcattttcaacatatttatgaaattaaatagaaaaagtTATTTATGGTGGTTTTCTTATACGAGTATGAAGATAATTGATTCAGAATTTGAATTTTACAAATGTGAGGTACGTACCCTGACATCTCTTTTTCGATTATAAATGCTGTAATTCCTTTAGAACCAGCAGTAGTATCCGTTTTTGCGTAAACAATCTGATTAATAAGttaaacacaaaatttaataatgtaacatgaaaaattatatcatatagtCCACATATatgaatacgaaattaaatagTAGATCGATTTGTGTCTAAATATCAAgttggaaaaaggaaaaaaaaaaaggagtctACAACTTCCTTCGTCCACTTTTACTCTGTAAGGTGTATAAAGTTAATACTGAACAAGTAAAGATGAAcgtaatgaaataatattacgAAGAGAGATATATACCAAAGTATTAGCGATAGGACCATTGGTGCACCACATTTTATTTCCGTTTAAAACATAGCCACCATCGACACGATCGGCTCGACACTTCATGCTAACAACATCTGACCCAGCTGatcaaagtgaaaaaaaaagtgttattAATCGTTTAATTTCTATGCATCGACAGTATTTATGTATTAGGTTATAATTATAAGTAAAAGTAAATTGATAATGAAGGTAAATTAATTACAACAAAATTACCATTTGGTTCACTCATGGCTAGAGCCCCAATTTGATCACCACTTATAAGCTTCATGACACAATCAAAGTGAGTTAGACTGATAGATTCTGATGAttcgattttttttatattcgtGCATATCAGAAGCTTAATGCATCGATTTTATGCGTtcaaaaaactaaaagaaagtAAGAGAGATAAAATTAGTAGAACCTTTGGCAAATATTTTTGCTTCTGCTCAGGGGTTCCATTTCTAAcctagaaattaaaatttaatcgtCACGTCAACGTACACGGTACAAGAACATGTTGTACTGTACCTATATagcatattatatatatatatatatatatataaaaaaatagttaccAATTGGTTAATGCAAACGTTGGATTGAACACCATATGAAACAGCAACAGCACCAGATGCACGACTAATTTCTTCTAAGGCAATGCAATGATATAAATATCCAAGGTTGAGACCGCCATATTCCTCTGTTACACGTTCAACAGAACTCAAACACtagctaatttttatatataaatagtagTATTTACGAGAGTAATATCTCAAATGTTTGTTCACTTTGTTAGAAATATAATTGTCCACTTGGTTTTGTGACATTATTTTGTGGAAATGATTGATcataatagtaatattattgGAAAATGCTTTTACAAGAGATGATGATAGATGTCCTTGTTTTCTGCGATGTTACGTATATTACAGTTTTTTCTCCAATTGGAAtatgttatataaaaaaataataattggcCTGTACAAAGTTTCACTAAAATCTatactatataataatatatagtgGGAATTTTGATGTttgttaatatgattatttattcaTGAGATTTTGATATGTTAATAACAAGTTGTAGGGGATTATTATATTTAGACTCGAGACTCGAGCTTGACTTGGAATTCGAGATCCAAGCTTGATTGAGACTCGGGATTTGAGGCCCAATCCAAAAGCAACTCGAGACTTAAGCCATGAGCCCCGACTCAAGACCTGATTTGGTGTGACTGTCAACTTGAAATTTGACTCTTACTCCGGAAGACGTAAATTgggatttgatatttgactcaAAACTCAACCCAACATCCAAACTTGACTTTGACCCTAACCTTGACCCAAGACCCAAGATATGAGCCTAGGCCCAAATCTGAGATCCGACTCAGATCTTGACTTGGGTCAATCGGGACTCAAGATTAGATCTTGATTTAGAATTCGAGATCCAATTATATtagatgaatgaaaaatatttggataaaatatgtgatttagctagtaaatataaaaaataagttgaagttGAGAATTAAATTGAACTTCACTGACAATCATTTTGAAACGGACAACACTTGAATATTgagttaaaatttatttaaaatttaaattattttgagttcAACCCATAAATATTACGGGTCATTTATAACTTCTATCCATAGCACCATTTATTCCATTTAACTACTCTCTGCCTCTGGTCTTTTGCTTTGAAAAGgacatttatttataattaatcataattatataacatatattcttatcttatattatatacattgttattataacaatttttatattatcacaTCATTTTACGATTTTACCTGGTGCGGTAATTCCATGCAAATTAAAGTCTCCCATCAATTTCCACAAGTTAATCTCCTGAACGAAAATCATGAAATAGACAAATAATTAATctcttttgattaatttttttaaactttaatcACATAATTAAAGATAATGAATTTATTAACCTTTGGGAAACTGTTTGTTCTATCAATCTTTTCAGCATAAGGAGCTATATTCTCTTGAGCAAATTTTGCTACACTTTCTTTAAACTACAAAAATTAtgcaaacaaaaaataattagtaaatcATGTAAAATAGTAAACTTATCCCCTCAAAGTTAACTTAACTTATAATTTGGTcctttaatttcaattaaaatgaaaaattgtggtataagtataattttttttttacctgtTTTTGAGTATCATCCAATAGTAATGAAGTAGAAAAAGCAGCTTGTTGATTTTGTAGGGACTTGAAGTTTTTGGCTATGGTAGAACTCAAGGACCTTACTGCAAATAATTTATGCATTTTCTATGGATTTTTGGGTAttaaagaaggaagaaagaagaagaattatatttaatgctaaatgagattgagatatatATAAGAgctctatttatttatttttattaaataaataaaagttgtaGTGATTGGTAAGTCTAGTCATATGAAGAAAgcactattttatttattatgttaaataaaagAGCTGTATTTTGACTTATTATAATGACGATGTAACTTGTaatatttttgggaagtctttaaatattataaattttaggttttaattattaagatttttaatagtttaaaatattattttctctattatatttttgtgtttaggATATATGAGTATGAATCGCAAGATGTACATGTATCAATCGAAttttaatattgaaatatatattttatttatttaaattaattaaatgtaacGAATTTCTTTAATTAGAGCAGTTATTGAAGATTTTCAAAATACATAGacaattaaatctgaaaatttaaatcgattttaaaattttatgttcgAATTTACATTAGAAAAATAGTTAATCTGCCTATTGTATTCCAAATCAGGGTCAGTTAAATTGAAACATAGTAGTAATAGTATTCTCCAAAAAATCATAGTTTATTTCCACTTCatagttatattttatatttataatcattttttataattcaaattcagaaaaatatgtttagttaacaaagagaaaagagaagaaattaaatttgtaatacatccccaaaaatatattaagataaaTTGACTATAAGAAGTTATTAGTAACATTTTTGTAATTCAAATGttgaaaatatacaaaaattatgaatcGTTTGGTATTTTGTGTGAAGTATAAGCTATAAAAGTCTCAGACATAAAATGCAGGATTATTTTATTCTGCATTTGGTTGGAGGTATCAGATAGTACTGTGATATTTATCCCATCATTTATATCTTAGTGATAGGATAAGCCGATAAGTTATCCCATCTATATATGGTGAAATAACTTATCCCATGATAATTTAtgctaaaataataaatctcgAATAACTTGTTCCCAACTAAATAACCCTTAATATcgatttaataaataaaaacaaaagccTCTCATCAAAATATTGACTTCAGaccatatataaataatgttgAGCCACCCTGTTTGAATTCAACCAAACAAGTATGTACGGATTCCAAGCtttgaaatataaatttcatatactAAAATTTT
Proteins encoded in this window:
- the LOC107022575 gene encoding 2-methylacyl-CoA dehydrogenase, mitochondrial, with the translated sequence MHKLFAVRSLSSTIAKNFKSLQNQQAAFSTSLLLDDTQKQFKESVAKFAQENIAPYAEKIDRTNSFPKEINLWKLMGDFNLHGITAPEEYGGLNLGYLYHCIALEEISRASGAVAVSYGVQSNVCINQLVRNGTPEQKQKYLPKLISGDQIGALAMSEPNAGSDVVSMKCRADRVDGGYVLNGNKMWCTNGPIANTLIVYAKTDTTAGSKGITAFIIEKEMSGFSTAQKLDKLGMRGSDTCELVFENCFVPKENVLGHEGKGVYVLMSGLDLERLILAAGPIGIMQACMDIVIPYVRQREQFGRPIGEFQLIQGKLADMYTALQSSRSYVYAVAKDCDNGKIDPKDCSGTILLAAERATQVALQAIQCLGGNGYINEYPTGRLLRDAKMYEIAAGTSEIRRIVIGRELLKHQ